A stretch of the Dyella telluris genome encodes the following:
- the fdhD gene encoding formate dehydrogenase accessory sulfurtransferase FdhD, whose translation MTTPEREETSRGYAVRSVDRWRDGVSTHDEDFVAEEVPVAMVYNGATFAVMMASPHDLDDFALGFSLTERLITDASQLLQLEIHPLLEGIELAIKVTDNAPGAHLDKERERLLPGRSGCGICGTRDLENAIRHDGAVGAGPRLSREALEQALRELKDGQPMNLATGAVHAAAWADTEGHILVVREDVGRHNALDKLIGAIRRADIDVDTGFALVTSRASYEMVTKATSAGISLVAAISAPTALAVELARSAGITLVGFTRPGSHNIYTHPDRLLPGTTA comes from the coding sequence GTGACCACGCCCGAGCGCGAAGAAACCTCCCGAGGCTACGCCGTGCGGTCCGTCGACCGCTGGCGTGATGGCGTCTCCACGCATGACGAGGACTTCGTCGCCGAGGAAGTCCCCGTCGCCATGGTCTACAACGGCGCGACCTTCGCCGTGATGATGGCCTCGCCACACGACCTTGACGATTTCGCCCTGGGCTTCTCGCTCACCGAGCGCCTGATCACCGACGCCTCGCAGTTGTTGCAGCTGGAAATCCACCCGTTGCTGGAAGGCATCGAGCTGGCAATCAAGGTGACCGACAACGCCCCCGGCGCGCATCTGGACAAGGAACGCGAGCGACTGCTGCCCGGTCGCAGCGGTTGCGGCATCTGCGGCACGCGCGACCTGGAGAACGCCATACGCCATGACGGTGCGGTAGGCGCCGGCCCCCGGCTGTCGCGCGAGGCACTGGAGCAGGCGCTGCGCGAACTGAAGGATGGTCAACCGATGAACCTCGCCACGGGCGCCGTCCATGCCGCGGCGTGGGCCGACACGGAAGGCCACATCCTGGTCGTGCGCGAGGATGTCGGGCGCCACAACGCGCTGGACAAGCTGATCGGCGCCATTCGGCGCGCGGACATCGATGTCGATACCGGCTTTGCCCTGGTGACCAGCCGCGCCAGCTACGAAATGGTCACCAAGGCCACCAGCGCGGGCATCAGCCTGGTGGCGGCCATTTCCGCGCCCACCGCGCTGGCCGTCGAACTCGCCCGCAGCGCCGGCATCACCCTGGTCGGCTTCACGCGGCCCGGCAGCCACAACATCTACACGCATCCCGACCGGCTACTGCCCGGCACCACTGCCTAG